Part of the bacterium genome, GAAAGTAGATACGGCTCTTTCTGAAACATCTGCGGCCCAGGAAATAGGGTCAAGTCCTGCCCGTTGAATGAATGTGTAAAAAGAGACAATAAATCCTATACCTATGTTGAGATAAACAGTTAGATGAAGTAATTTGCGATTATTATGTAATAAATTAGTCGCAGTGAAAAATAGCAGGACATAACTAATTGTTGTTGTCAACCCTTCATGTCTTTTGTAGGCACCGACTAAACTTGTAAATGGGTCAACAGAGCATATAGTTGAGGCAATACTGCTTAAAAGAAAGGCTAATACGGGTATATCTAATGGACTTCGCACAAAGTTAGATTCTCTGGTAAGAATTATTCGTAAAAGCCAGGCGCCAATTATCACTAAAGAAAATAGACGCAATAAAGTCATCTTTGGAACATCAAATACACCTCGACAATGAGTATCAAAATAAAGAGGAACCAGAGTGAGGAGTCCCAGGAAACTCCATTTGATTATTTTATTGCAAATATCGTCTATTTTTCTCTTATTCATCTTTTTCACCTGAAAATAGGAAGTAGAAAGTAGAGAGTAGAGAGTAGAAAGTAGAAAGTAAAAAAAACATCACTCCTCACGCCTATCTCCTTACCTCCCACCTTCTATCTCCTACCTACTATCTATTTTCATCCTCCTTTGTGCCCACTCCCTGTGGGCATGCTCGTTTTTCCTGCTGATACCTGATGGCTGAATGCTTACTAAAGAAAACTATCTATTTTCTTCTTCAACTCATTTTCTGAAATTAATCCTATTGTTTTATTAATTTCTTTGCCATCTTTAAAAAATATTAATGTCGGAATACTCATAATCATATATTTTGTAGCAATGTTTGTGTTTTCATCGACATTCAATTTAGCGACTATTATTCTTCCTGCATATTCGTTAGCTACCTTTTCAATTATGGGTGTAAGTCTTTGGCAGGGACCACACCACTCTGCCCAAAAATCTATGACTAATAGTTCTCTGGACTTAAGCAATTCATCGAAATTACTATCCGTTGCGGTGACTAAACCTTTTCCCATTGTTTTTTACCTCCTGTTTTTTTATTTCCCACACTCTTCTACTTTGCCCTTTAAAACCTCAATTCCATGAGGGATGGCGGGTAAGATAAGTTCTAAACATTCCCGGACAGCTTTTGGGCTGCCTGGTAGATTAATAATCAAACTTTGTTTTCGGACACCCGCAATAGCCCTTGATAGAAGTGCGTGAGGATTATATTTGAATCCTATCGTCCGCATTATTTCCCCAAAACCTAACACTTCTTTTTCAATTACCTCGCTGGTAGCCTCTGGAGTTACATCTCGTGGAGATAATCCAGTTCCACCCGTAGTCAATACCATTTCACAACCTGCCTGGTCTATCAAACTTTTTAAACTATCAATAATCACCTCTTTTTCATCCGGGATGATTTTATATTCAATTACCTCTCCATTTAATCTTGCGATAATTTCAGCAATTACTTTTCCGCTTTTATCTTTCCGTTCTCCTTTAGCCCCTTTATCGCTAATAGTCAAAATGCCAACTTTAATCATTTTTTTGTCCTCAATTTAACCACGCAGGTGGTAATTTACCGCAGAGACGCAGAGGAACAGAGAAATAAATTAGATAACAGAAAAGATTATTGAGGCAATCATTCTCCTACATCGGACATCAAAATCAAATTGTTAATCAATTATGATATGTCGGTTCTCAAAAGCTTGCACTGATGAAAATCCGTGATGGAATTCTGCGTCTCGTCCATAGTTTTAATTTTTTCTCTGCGTCTCTGCGGTGAACGATTACTAATTGTTCATCCTTTTCTTTTATGATTGAGCATAAATAATCAAAAATATTCTGAAGATCTTGACTCAATCTTTCTCCTTTAAAGTCATAATAAAGGTCAACGATTGCCATTCTAATATCTTCAACAGCTTCATATTCACTTTCTCCACAGCCATAAACATCTAAATCTGGGGTATAGGTAATAAACTGATAGCCATCATACTCTAAAGATACGGGAATGGAAGCACATAGGTGGAGAGCGGGATGATGAAGGCTGTTTATAAACAATACCTTTTTCTTTTCTATATTTTTGATAATCTCCTTTAACCCTTTAATCTCTAA contains:
- the trxA gene encoding thioredoxin is translated as MGKGLVTATDSNFDELLKSRELLVIDFWAEWCGPCQRLTPIIEKVANEYAGRIIVAKLNVDENTNIATKYMIMSIPTLIFFKDGKEINKTIGLISENELKKKIDSFL
- the mog gene encoding molybdopterin adenylyltransferase translates to MIKVGILTISDKGAKGERKDKSGKVIAEIIARLNGEVIEYKIIPDEKEVIIDSLKSLIDQAGCEMVLTTGGTGLSPRDVTPEATSEVIEKEVLGFGEIMRTIGFKYNPHALLSRAIAGVRKQSLIINLPGSPKAVRECLELILPAIPHGIEVLKGKVEECGK